From Oncorhynchus clarkii lewisi isolate Uvic-CL-2024 chromosome 26, UVic_Ocla_1.0, whole genome shotgun sequence, the proteins below share one genomic window:
- the LOC139384710 gene encoding collagen alpha-1(X) chain-like, translated as MEVRVLSILILLVALTAVHGSGSYVVKKVMKVAPQYQPYSVKSHVVSVAGEPGAPGEPGPEGPPGPPGPPGESAVGQPGPEGPAGPPGPAGYSAPGKPGSSGGPGKPGVPGAAGKKGDVGTAGLQGPRGMPGPTGSSGPAGISSTGKPGPHGLPGAMGPRGETGLKGHPGMPGLPGAKGDRGVGIPGAQGETGAVGPMGPAGQPGAAGVGKPGKPGIPGEAGKSGSPGRDGGAGPMGLPGAKGHTGAPGVGLPGKPGDNGAPGMPGAAGPKGHQGATGATGAPGIPGYGKPGANGQKGERGVVGSTGTTGQKGEPGAQGYTGSTGATGPMGLTGPQGARGFQGDIGEMGPKGDTGAMGPQGPKGYKGDQGAQGFQGKQGNTGATGPTGAMGATGAPGNKGDTGHTGSTGASGVPGPAGPKGFPGRNGEAGEAGAAGASGPRGPVGPTGAAGTPGLKGHPGLPGAPGPAGLAAKGILGPLGPPGLPGADGQDGGQGPAGPPGPPGPPGEFFFEKSMGMGEVMVPTLVKAPMSAFSVSLARPYPPSGEPIKFDNEVYNAENHYDTTTGQFTCQVPGVYYFSYTIHVNGAHALVALYKNDKPVMFSYDEYNKGFLDQMSGSTVLMLDVNDTVYLQIPDDEANGVFAAENVHCSFSGFLIAST; from the coding sequence TGGTGTCGGTGGCGGGAGAGCCCGGTGCGCCAGGTGAGCCCGGCCCAGAAGGCCCCCCTGGCCCACCTGGCCCTCCAGGGGAAAGTGCTGTGGGACAGCCTGGACCCGAGGGCCCTGCCGGACCACCCGGACCTGCTGGCTACTCCGCACCTGGCAAACCTGGTTCCTCAGGTGGGCCTGGTAAGCCTGGTGTTCCTGGCGCAGCTGGCAAGAAAGGAGACGTGGGCACAGCTGGACTTCAAGGGCCTAGGGGCATGCCTGGACCTACTGGAAGTTCCGGACCAGCTGGGATCTCTTCCACTGGCAAGCCTGGACCTCATGGTCTGCCCGGAGCAATGGGGCCAAGAGGGGAAACAGGCCTTAAGGGACATCCAGGTATGCCTGGTTTGCCAGGAGCTAAGGGTGATAGAGGAGTGGGTATCCCAGGGGCACAAGGTGAGACAGGGGCTGTGGGACCTATGGGACCAGCTGGGCAGCCTGGAGCAGCCGGAGTTGGAAAGCCAGGCAAGCCAGGAATCCCTGGTGAAGCAGGAAAGTCAGGTAGCCCAGGTAGGGATGGGGGCGCTGGTCCCATGGGTTTGCCAGGTGCTAAGGGCCACACAGGGGCTCCTGGTGTTGGTCTGCCTGGAAAACCAGGTGATAATGGGGCTCCAGGTATGCCTGGTGCAGCTGGTCCTAAAGGTCATCAGGGAGCAACGGGAGCAACTGGTGCTCCCGGTATCCCTGGATATGGAAAGCCAGGAGCAAATGGACAGAAGGGTGAGAGGGGAGTTGTAGGAAGCACAGGCACAACAGGTCAGAAGGGTGAGCCAGGAGCACAGGGATATACCGGTTCTACTGGTGCTACTGGGCCCATGGGTCTCACTGGTCCTCAGGGTGCAAGAGGCTTCCAGGGAGATATTGGGGAAATGGGTCCCAAAGGTGACACAGGTGCAATGGGACCCCAGGGACCAAAAGGATATAAGGGAGATCAGGGAGCACAAGGTTTCCAGGGAAAGCAAGGTAATACTGGAGCAACAGGCCCAACTGGTGCCATGGGAGCTACTGGAGCTCCAGGTAACAAAGGTGACACTGGTCACACAGGTTCAACTGGTGCTTCAGGTGTCCCAGGACCTGCCGGGCCCAAAGGTTTCCCAGGGCGCAATGGTGAGGCAGGTGAGGCTGGAGCTGCTGGAGCCTCAGGTCCCAGAGGACCTGTTGGGCCTACTGGTGCCGCAGGTACACCTGGCCTTAAAGGACACCCTGGTCTCCCTGGAGCACCTGGCCCAGCTGGACTGGCCGCTAAGGGAATCCTTGGCCCTCTCGGTCCTCCTGGGCTCCCTGGTGCTGATGGTCAGGATGGTGGCCAAGGCCCTGCTGGCCCTCCCGGCCCACCTGGTCCTCCCGGCGAGTTCTTTTTTGAAAAGAGCATGGGCATGGGTGAGGTCATGGTGCCTACTCTTGTTAAGGCCCCTATGTCtgctttctctgtttctctggctAGGCCTTATCCTCCATCTGGGGAACCTATTAAGTTTGACAATGAGGTGTACAATGCGGAGAATCACTATGACACTACCACTGGGCAGTTCACTTGCCAGGTTCCTGGAGTCTACTACTTCTCATACACCATTCACGTGAATGGGGCTCATGCTCTGGTGGCTCTGTACAAGAACGACAAGCCAGTCATGTTCAGCTATGATGAGTACAACAAGGGCTTCCTGGACCAGATGTCCGGTAGCACTGTCCTTATGCTCGATGTGAACGACACAGTCTACCTTCAGATTCCCGATGATGAGGCCAATGGCGTTTTTGCCGCTGAGAATGTCCACTGCTCTTTCTCTGGGTTCCTTATCGCTTCAACGTGA